One genomic segment of Chelonia mydas isolate rCheMyd1 chromosome 1, rCheMyd1.pri.v2, whole genome shotgun sequence includes these proteins:
- the ZNF654 gene encoding zinc finger protein 654 isoform X2, translating to MALIKSCINHPEISKDLYFHQAFFTCLYMSPVEDQLFQEHLLRTDCKSGIEIICNTEKEGKTTLALQLCESFLVPQLQNGDMYCIWDLIFMWSKLQLKSNPSKQVFVDQCYQLLRIATNVRVIFPFMKVIKDEVGEDGLQICVEICGCALQLDLRDDPIMKCLIYKTIAHFLPNDLEILRICALSIFFLERTLESYYNVEHLYKCADEEYNEHTSSVQNRVRFELLPILKKGLFFDPEFWNFLMIKQNCLSLLGDKASVGLGESTLENSIANTEKPMEHQALSEEVVSLTDLSNGELDPEDPSEDQSKGHARKNHAALGASKIDHNVPRHRCALCNREFLGGHIVRHAQAHQKKGSFSCVICCRKFRQRGIMLKHLRNHVKKIQRQHLAATHNDDQETPALSEVNCSHASVSFENGNSNCSKDNEPEAAVVPSTDTEVQNHDQELDVAENHISKQDNVTENGSCDNCLNNTPEPLTTESLPEGGDSPSQESPILHKVNGALCSQKDLDVMDQEGNFKCPANSCIRVFKKIRFLNKHARKAHPTDLKVQQHIMKWNKGKCRFCQRKFADSQHFIDHLKRHVYPNVYFCLHFNCNQRFKLSTELAEHTKSHSVFKAQCNFAECCELFEELPLLYEHEAQHYLNKTECSEVNEKNSSDTLSESLCGFQEKDASSSEKEAVDLPVPTWKARKDSTEPKTYIQSIEKKAYNVIQNGSENSSDVTATVLSLIDQKMPIVQPNSENCNVRDQLVNGHMELEQTCSASSDAALDRVADETRTENGSIPVLQNCNDIPQNNTAAVSQSPSKPNQTTENTSYGLIVTKPYVRPLPPSYLDERYISMPKRRKTVTDKIDAHSEQDKACSKSAERFRCGNCLTIYCNSEALEAHLAQKKCQTLFGFDSDDESA from the exons ATGGCTCTTATCAAATCTTGCATAAATCATCCAGAAATCAGTAAAGATTTGTATTTCCATCAAGCTTTTTTCACCTGTCTTTATATGTCTCCAGTAGAAGATCAGCTATTCCAGGAG CACTTATTGAGGACTGATTGCAAGAGTGGAATTGAGATCATCTGCAACACTGAAAAAGAAGGGAAGACTACCTTAGCCTTACAGCTGTGTGAGTCGTTCCTGGTCCCACAGCTCCAAAATGGGGACATGTATTGTATCTG gGACCTGATATTTATGTGGAGTAAACTGCAGCTTAAATCTAACCCTTCGAAACAAGTATTTGTTGATCAGTGCTACCAACTTTTAAGGATAGCTACGAATGTCAGAGTAATTTTCCCTTTCATGAAGGTCATTAAGGATGAA GTTGGAGAAGATGGTTTGCAGATTTGTGTTGAAATATGTGGATGTGCTCTGCAGTTGGACCTTCGTGATGATCCAATCATGAAATGTCTCATATATAAAACGATTGCTCACTTTTTGCCAAATGACTTGGAGATACTCCGAATTTGTGCGCTGTCTATCTTTTTTCTTGAGCGCACCTTAGAATCATATTACAATGTTGAACATCTATATAAATGTGCAGATGAAGAGTATAATGAGCACACTAGTTCTGTTCAGAACCGTGTACGTTTTGAATTGCTTCCAATTTTGaagaaaggtttgttttttgATCCTGAGTTTTGGAATTTTTTGATGATCAAGCAGAATTGTTTATCACTGTTGGGGGATAAAGCATCTGTTGGCTTAGGTGAAAGTACACTGGAAAATTCTATTGCTAATACAGAGAAGCCGATGGAACATCAGGCTTTGAGTGAAGAAGTTGTCTCTTTAACAGATCTAAGTAATGGGGAGCTTGACCCTGAAGACCCCTCTGAAGATCAATCTAAAGGTCATGCCAGAAAGAACCATGCAGCTCTTGGAGCATCTAAAATAGATCATAATGTACCAAGACACCGTTGTGCATTATGCAACAGGGAATTTCTTGGTGGTCACATTGTGAGGCATGCACAGGCTCACCAGAAAAAGGGCAGTTTTTCATGTGTAATATGCTGTAGGAAATTCAGGCAAAGAGGAATCATGCTGAAGCACTTAAGAAATCATGTCAAGAAAATACAAAGACAGCATCTTGCTGCTACCCATAATGATGATCAGGAAACCCCTGCTTTAAGTGAAGTAAATTGCTCTCATGCAtctgtctcttttgaaaatgggaattcTAACTGTTCTAAAGATAATGAACCAGAGGCTGCAGTAGTTCCAAGTACTGATACGGAAGTACAAAACCATGACCAGGAATTGGATGTGGCTGAAAACCATATAAGCAAACAGGATAATGTTACTGAAAATGGCAGTTGTGACAACTGTTTAAATAATACTCCTGAACCTTTAACTACGGAGAGTTTGCCTGAGGGTGGTGATAGCCCGAGTCAAGAGTCTCCTATACTTCACAAAGTAAACGGAGCTCTGTGCTCTCAAAAGGATCTGGATGTTATGGATCAAGAAGGTAACTTCAAGTGCCCTGCCAACAGTTGCATTAGAGTGTTTAAAAAGATAAGATTTCTCAATAAACATGCAAGAAAAGCTCACCCAACTGATCTGAAGGTGCAGCAGCATATAATGAAGTGGAATAAAGGAAAATGTCGGTTCTGTCAGAGAAAgtttgcagattctcagcatttCATAGACCACCTGAAGCGACACGTATATCCAAATGTTtacttttgtttacattttaactgTAATCAGAGATTTAAGCTGTCCACTGAGCTTGCGGAACATACAAAAAGTCATAGTGTTTTTAAAGCTCAGTGCAATTTTGCAGAGTGCTGTGAGCTTTTTGAAGAGCTTCCTTTGCTGTATGAACATGAGGCTCAgcattatttaaacaaaacagagtgttctgaagtaaatgaaaaaaattcatcaGATACGCTATCAGAGTCACTTTGTGGTTTTCAAGAAAAAGATGCATCTAGTAGTGAAAAAGAAGCTGTAGATTTACCAGTTCCAACTTGGAAGGCAAGGAAAGACTCTACAGAACCAAAGACATATATCCAGAGTATTGAGAAGAAAGCATACAATGTAATTCAGAATGGGAGTGAAAATTCATCTGATGTTACTGCTACAGTTTTAAGCTTGATAGACCAAAAGATGCCTATAGTACAGCCAAATTCTGAAAACTGTAATGTTCGTGACCAACTGGTCAATGGGCACATGGAACTAGAGCAGACTTGTTcagcttcatcagatgcagcttTGGACAGAGTGGCAGATGAAACAAGGACAGAAAATGGGTCAATACCAGTTTTACAGAACTGCAATGATATACCACAAAACAATACTGCTGCAGTCTCTCAGTCACCTTCCAAACCAAATCAGACAACTGAAAATACTTCATATGGCTTAATTGTGACAAAACCATATGTTAGACCGTTGCCTCCAAGTTACCTTGATGAACGATACATTAGCATGCCAAAACGTAGAAAAACTGTCACTGATAAAATAGATGCCCATTCTGAGCAAGATAAAGCTTGTAGCAAATCAGCAGAAAGATTTAGATGTGGGAATTGCCTGACCATCTACTGTAACTCAGAAGCACTTGAGGCTCACCTTGCACAAAAGAAATGTCAGACGCTCTTTGGATTcgattcagatgatgaaa GTGCCTGA